A portion of the Sulfuricurvum kujiense DSM 16994 genome contains these proteins:
- the ribH gene encoding 6,7-dimethyl-8-ribityllumazine synthase, with amino-acid sequence MKLIEGQLRVRTDKKVAIVSTRWNHFIVDRLVEGAKDAYSRHGGNADDLTHVLAPGAFELPMVIEQLLSSGKFDAVCALGAVIRGSTPHFDYVSAEATKGIATVSLKHKKPVSFGLLTTDTIEQAIERAGTKAGNKGFEAMTVVIEMLDLYAEIGA; translated from the coding sequence ATGAAACTAATCGAAGGACAACTTCGTGTTCGCACGGATAAAAAAGTCGCTATCGTCAGTACGCGCTGGAACCATTTTATCGTTGACCGCCTTGTCGAAGGGGCAAAAGACGCCTATTCGCGCCACGGCGGAAACGCTGATGATTTGACTCATGTGTTGGCACCGGGCGCGTTTGAGCTTCCGATGGTGATCGAGCAGCTTTTAAGCAGCGGTAAATTTGACGCCGTGTGTGCGTTGGGTGCGGTTATCCGCGGTTCGACTCCTCACTTTGATTATGTGTCGGCTGAAGCGACAAAAGGGATTGCAACGGTGAGTTTGAAACACAAAAAACCGGTCTCTTTCGGATTGTTGACGACCGATACGATCGAGCAGGCGATTGAGCGTGCCGGAACCAAGGCGGGGAACAAAGGTTTCGAGGCGATGACCGTTGTTATCGAGATGCTTGATCTGTACGCTGAGATCGGCGCATAA
- the nusB gene encoding transcription antitermination factor NusB, with amino-acid sequence MATRHQARMAVVSLLYAYDLGNQTIADFSDEILEEKKIRNKQRDFALDLFKGVTEHLSEIDEAIVKHLKDWDFDRLGSIERATLRLGGYEIMFGELDSAVIINEAIEVAKAFGSEQSPKFINGVLDAISKDK; translated from the coding sequence ATGGCGACGCGTCATCAAGCCCGCATGGCGGTTGTCAGTCTTTTGTACGCATACGATTTGGGGAATCAAACGATTGCCGACTTCAGTGATGAGATTCTCGAAGAAAAAAAGATCCGTAACAAACAACGTGATTTTGCCCTCGATTTATTCAAAGGGGTAACGGAACACCTTTCAGAGATCGATGAAGCGATTGTAAAACACCTCAAAGACTGGGATTTTGATCGTTTGGGTTCGATTGAGAGGGCGACTCTTCGCTTGGGCGGTTATGAAATTATGTTCGGTGAACTCGATTCGGCGGTAATTATCAATGAAGCGATCGAAGTGGCTAAAGCGTTCGGAAGCGAACAATCACCTAAGTTTATTAACGGCGTTTTAGACGCTATTTCGAAAGACAAATAA
- a CDS encoding dehypoxanthine futalosine cyclase produces the protein MRLSKEQALELIRHGDLKELGRMATARKKELHPDGITTFVVDRNINYTNVCWVDCKFCAFYRHGKDEDAYVLTFEEIDQKIEELLEIGGTQILFQGGVHPKLKIEWYEDLVEHIHTKYPQITIHGFSSIELDFIAKVSHITIQECLSRLHAKGLASIPGAGAEILSDRVRDIIAPKKMDSLDWVDVHRQAHKLGIKSTATMMYGTVETDEEIIEHWNLIRNLQDETGGFRAFIMWSFQGQNTQLMEEHPEIEKQSSNRYLRLLAVARLYLDNFPNIQSSWVTQGPYIGQMALLFGANDLGSTMMEENVVRSAGAGFRMAKEEMIRLIRDIGETPAIRNTAYEILEKFE, from the coding sequence ATGCGCCTTAGTAAAGAACAAGCCTTAGAACTTATCCGTCACGGGGATTTAAAAGAACTCGGCCGTATGGCGACGGCTCGCAAAAAAGAGCTTCACCCGGACGGTATTACGACGTTCGTCGTCGATCGTAACATCAACTATACGAATGTCTGCTGGGTCGACTGCAAATTTTGCGCCTTTTATCGCCACGGAAAAGATGAAGACGCTTATGTTCTTACGTTTGAAGAGATCGATCAAAAGATCGAAGAACTTCTCGAAATCGGCGGAACCCAGATTTTGTTTCAAGGGGGCGTTCACCCGAAGCTAAAAATCGAATGGTATGAGGATCTGGTAGAGCATATCCATACCAAATACCCTCAAATCACTATCCACGGATTTTCTTCGATCGAGCTTGATTTTATCGCCAAAGTTTCCCATATCACCATTCAGGAGTGTCTTTCACGCCTTCATGCCAAAGGATTAGCCTCCATTCCGGGTGCGGGAGCCGAGATTCTCAGCGACCGAGTACGCGATATTATCGCTCCGAAAAAAATGGATTCGCTAGATTGGGTGGATGTCCACCGCCAGGCGCATAAGCTGGGTATTAAATCGACGGCGACGATGATGTATGGAACGGTCGAGACCGATGAAGAGATTATCGAGCATTGGAATTTGATTCGTAATCTTCAGGATGAGACCGGAGGATTCCGCGCTTTTATCATGTGGTCGTTTCAGGGACAAAATACCCAATTGATGGAGGAACATCCGGAAATTGAGAAACAATCCAGCAACCGCTATCTCAGACTGTTAGCGGTTGCACGCCTTTATTTGGATAACTTCCCGAACATCCAAAGTTCTTGGGTGACGCAGGGGCCTTATATCGGGCAAATGGCACTTTTGTTCGGTGCAAACGATCTGGGTTCGACGATGATGGAAGAGAATGTCGTCCGCAGTGCGGGGGCAGGGTTTCGGATGGCGAAAGAGGAGATGATTCGACTTATCCGTGATATCGGAGAGACTCCCGCAATTCGTAACACGGCGTATGAGATTTTGGAAAAATTTGAGTGA
- a CDS encoding M16 family metallopeptidase — protein sequence MGYANAEFSSAESPRTASRAFKKLFLILLLTGQALMASTLDFIDVHGTKVPFIYEEDKRLPIVSMQIVFTHSGSIDEGKHFGLARLSAKMLNEGSLKRGSVGFADALDARAIQLSSNAGNETFVIELGSLKEEFDTGLSLLSEQLREPNFTAKSLEKVKTMALSDIARKEADFDTVASDELKAVLFEGTPMAVPNIGTKESIKAIKLSDVEAFKKEHLVLSNALIVMGGDISLNDAKHKAQSLLGILEKGKIGKERHYEPRKEPKESLLKRPQTEQAYLYFGAPFAMKEGDPEFYKARVAMFILGSSGFGSRLMEEIRVKRGLAYSAYSRLSVAKTNTYFSGYLQTKLESQDEAKKTVVEVIDTFVRDGVTQSELDQARKFLLGSEPLRVETLSQRLGRTFSEYYQGKPLGYSLQELELIRTLTLDEVNDFIKRHGEIRDLSYAIVTK from the coding sequence ATGGGCTACGCTAACGCTGAGTTTTCCTCGGCGGAAAGCCCGCGCACTGCAAGCCGCGCTTTTAAAAAACTTTTTCTTATTTTGTTATTAACAGGGCAGGCACTTATGGCAAGCACATTGGATTTTATTGACGTTCACGGGACAAAAGTCCCTTTTATCTACGAAGAGGACAAACGGCTTCCGATCGTCTCGATGCAGATTGTATTCACCCACAGCGGCAGTATCGATGAGGGGAAACATTTCGGTTTGGCACGTCTTAGTGCCAAAATGTTGAATGAGGGTTCTCTAAAGCGGGGTTCGGTCGGTTTTGCCGATGCTTTGGATGCCCGTGCGATTCAACTGAGCAGCAATGCAGGGAATGAGACGTTTGTGATTGAACTCGGATCCCTTAAAGAGGAGTTTGATACGGGGCTCTCTCTTTTAAGCGAGCAGTTGCGCGAGCCGAACTTCACCGCAAAATCGCTCGAAAAAGTCAAAACGATGGCACTCAGCGACATCGCTCGCAAAGAGGCCGATTTTGATACGGTTGCATCCGATGAGCTAAAAGCGGTACTCTTCGAGGGGACGCCGATGGCCGTTCCAAATATCGGAACCAAAGAGAGTATTAAAGCGATTAAGCTAAGTGATGTCGAAGCATTTAAAAAAGAACATTTGGTTCTCTCCAATGCCCTCATCGTCATGGGGGGTGATATCTCACTAAACGATGCCAAGCACAAAGCACAATCTCTTCTTGGTATATTGGAGAAGGGAAAAATCGGTAAAGAACGTCATTATGAGCCGCGTAAAGAGCCGAAAGAATCATTACTCAAACGCCCTCAAACCGAGCAGGCTTATCTCTATTTCGGAGCGCCGTTTGCGATGAAAGAGGGTGATCCGGAGTTTTATAAGGCGCGTGTCGCGATGTTTATCTTAGGAAGCAGCGGATTCGGAAGCCGTTTGATGGAAGAGATACGGGTTAAGCGCGGACTTGCCTATTCTGCCTATTCACGCCTCTCTGTGGCGAAAACCAATACCTATTTCAGCGGATATCTTCAAACGAAATTAGAATCGCAGGATGAAGCGAAAAAAACGGTAGTCGAGGTGATCGATACATTTGTCCGTGACGGAGTGACACAAAGCGAGCTGGATCAAGCCCGCAAGTTCTTGCTCGGTTCCGAACCGCTTCGTGTAGAGACTCTTTCTCAGCGTTTGGGTCGGACATTCAGTGAATATTATCAGGGGAAACCGCTCGGGTATTCGCTTCAGGAACTCGAGCTTATCCGCACACTTACCCTTGATGAAGTGAACGATTTTATCAAGCGTCACGGCGAAATCCGCGATCTTAGTTATGCTATTGTTACCAAGTGA
- the recG gene encoding ATP-dependent DNA helicase RecG codes for MLLLPSEDAEKFHRLGVGSVTALSLIAPASFEDRRLSHELFHNASCVIDARVEHVVRTPKTLKITFFAHNLECVIEGVIFHPKPYMLHQFPKHERAFYIGKAQWELGKWTIVHPVKISAVGSLVPIYKTPLRADVMRRLILKYVSVENLIADGLPEKIASELYGIHFPDIPKALSEVQTYALKFAELFEYMRRLRLKRRYHKTSYRALGDVKKWIKTLPFALTTDQQNAIADIGSDLRGENAARRMIVGDVGSGKTMVILASVILMHPYRSILMAPTTILAAQLYEEAQKYLPNLRIALVTNATKKAPLEEFDFIIGTHALLHRPLPEAGLVMVDEQHRFGTAQRHALTRLTDNDTSPHYLQFSATPIPRTQAMIDSAHIDVSLIVQTPFTKNIMTRIIHKSDFSALLDHIRSEIKQNHQVLIVYPLVEQSEMIDYQSIDEARGYWEKNFENVYVTHGKDKEKEAVLMAFREKGAILLATTVVEVGISLPRLSTVVIVGAERLGLSTLHQLRGRVSRTGLQGYCYLYTNKSGKNERLESFSRCNSGFEIAALDLKFRSSGDLLDGSIQSGKAFRWADIAEDEKIVREVKSWLDKN; via the coding sequence ATGCTATTGTTACCAAGTGAGGACGCTGAAAAGTTTCACCGCTTAGGGGTAGGAAGTGTTACGGCACTCTCTCTGATCGCCCCCGCTTCTTTTGAAGATCGCCGTCTCAGTCATGAACTCTTTCATAACGCTTCATGCGTCATCGATGCGAGGGTAGAGCATGTTGTCCGCACCCCCAAAACCCTTAAAATCACTTTTTTTGCCCATAATCTGGAGTGTGTGATCGAAGGGGTAATTTTTCACCCCAAGCCCTATATGCTCCATCAATTCCCTAAGCACGAACGTGCTTTTTACATCGGCAAAGCTCAGTGGGAACTGGGAAAATGGACGATCGTCCATCCGGTGAAGATCAGCGCCGTAGGTTCCCTCGTCCCGATCTATAAAACGCCTCTTCGCGCCGATGTGATGCGTCGTTTGATTCTGAAATACGTTAGCGTTGAAAATCTCATCGCTGACGGGCTTCCGGAGAAAATAGCCAGTGAGCTTTACGGTATCCATTTTCCCGACATCCCAAAAGCTTTGAGTGAAGTGCAGACGTATGCCCTTAAATTTGCCGAACTGTTTGAATATATGCGCCGTCTCCGTCTCAAACGCCGTTATCACAAAACGTCGTATCGCGCTCTCGGCGATGTGAAAAAGTGGATAAAAACACTCCCGTTTGCACTCACAACGGATCAGCAAAATGCGATAGCGGATATAGGATCTGATTTACGGGGCGAAAATGCGGCACGCCGGATGATCGTCGGGGATGTCGGATCGGGGAAAACAATGGTTATTCTGGCTTCGGTCATTTTGATGCACCCCTATCGCTCTATTTTGATGGCACCGACGACGATTCTTGCCGCACAGCTGTATGAGGAGGCGCAAAAATACCTGCCGAATCTGCGGATTGCTCTCGTCACCAATGCCACGAAAAAAGCTCCGTTGGAGGAGTTTGATTTTATCATCGGTACTCACGCACTACTTCATCGCCCGCTCCCTGAAGCGGGTCTCGTAATGGTGGATGAACAGCACCGTTTCGGCACCGCTCAGCGCCATGCCCTTACCCGCCTCACCGATAACGACACCTCGCCGCACTATCTGCAATTTTCCGCCACCCCGATTCCCCGTACGCAGGCGATGATCGACTCGGCGCATATCGACGTGAGTTTGATCGTCCAGACACCGTTTACAAAAAATATCATGACCCGCATCATTCATAAAAGCGATTTTTCCGCTTTGTTGGATCATATCCGATCCGAGATAAAGCAAAATCACCAAGTTCTCATCGTCTATCCGCTGGTAGAACAGAGCGAAATGATCGATTATCAAAGTATTGACGAAGCACGGGGATATTGGGAAAAGAATTTCGAGAATGTCTACGTTACCCACGGCAAAGACAAGGAAAAAGAGGCGGTTTTGATGGCATTTCGCGAGAAGGGGGCTATTCTTTTGGCTACAACGGTCGTCGAAGTGGGGATCTCGCTTCCGCGCCTTTCTACGGTCGTAATCGTCGGGGCGGAGCGTTTAGGGCTATCGACGCTTCATCAGCTGCGCGGACGGGTGAGCCGTACCGGATTGCAGGGGTATTGTTATCTCTATACCAATAAAAGCGGAAAGAATGAGAGACTAGAATCATTTAGCAGATGTAACAGCGGTTTTGAGATTGCGGCACTCGATTTGAAATTCCGCTCAAGCGGCGATTTGCTGGATGGAAGCATCCAAAGCGGTAAAGCGTTCCGGTGGGCGGATATTGCTGAAGATGAGAAAATAGTTCGAGAAGTGAAAAGTTGGCTAGATAAAAATTAA
- the hpf gene encoding ribosome hibernation-promoting factor, HPF/YfiA family, translated as MNISLVGRHIELSDAIKDHLMHSIDTLTKYHLDLISVNAVASANERKKGVTIEFTINVAGKNTIVITQRDDDLYAAIDIAIDRAQKALRRLHDRLSDHKNEGLNEAKLAASNSIDLHAATEAMEDEIVPAEPILFKPQEVAEILEKLKESGKVFEVFYDIDGKMRVLYKRSDGRFGLY; from the coding sequence ATGAATATCTCTCTCGTCGGACGCCACATCGAGCTCAGCGATGCCATCAAAGATCATCTGATGCACTCTATCGATACACTAACCAAATACCATCTCGACCTTATAAGCGTCAATGCCGTCGCCAGTGCAAATGAACGTAAAAAAGGGGTAACGATCGAATTTACGATCAATGTTGCCGGAAAAAATACTATTGTCATCACCCAACGCGACGACGATCTCTACGCCGCGATCGACATCGCGATCGACCGTGCCCAAAAAGCGCTTCGCCGTTTGCACGACCGACTCTCGGATCATAAAAACGAAGGGTTGAATGAAGCCAAATTAGCGGCATCCAATTCCATCGATCTCCATGCCGCAACCGAAGCGATGGAAGATGAAATCGTCCCTGCCGAACCGATCCTTTTTAAACCGCAAGAGGTAGCCGAAATATTAGAGAAGCTCAAAGAGAGCGGCAAAGTATTTGAAGTCTTTTATGATATCGACGGGAAAATGCGTGTTCTTTATAAACGTTCAGACGGGCGGTTCGGGCTTTATTAA
- a CDS encoding type II secretion system protein, whose translation MKSKRSAFTMIELLFVIVILGIVGGFALEAVRQYYDGIYRTQQYTQRAAEADQILEQISKYFENGISSSIVNLDRGGAAAACYGPPVSGDNNDYTVAFIGVDEDSIRGIGGRPGWSEETVLGANNTLTALDANYTAADTIIQALSLNNGSDLSHSAIYDAGSVDLDTCTRFNWNLLGGTGGYHRMDNVANPISSTVIQLNDDNNATDGHRKYLLRTGYAFRVNNGNFTMYSNFRPWLGERYTAAQNQNILGQNVAHFYADYNATDFQNDSNVSDRGLVWRLKVCIRGLDSSLNDTDARESQICRERRVHVRY comes from the coding sequence ATGAAGTCTAAACGATCCGCATTTACGATGATTGAATTACTTTTTGTCATTGTGATTTTGGGCATCGTGGGTGGATTCGCACTCGAAGCGGTTCGCCAATATTATGATGGGATATACCGTACGCAGCAGTACACCCAAAGGGCTGCAGAGGCCGATCAGATATTGGAGCAGATTTCAAAATACTTTGAAAATGGTATCAGCAGCTCTATTGTCAATCTTGATCGGGGTGGTGCCGCAGCGGCTTGTTATGGTCCTCCCGTCAGTGGCGACAATAACGATTATACTGTCGCCTTTATCGGAGTTGATGAAGACAGTATACGCGGAATAGGAGGGCGTCCCGGATGGAGCGAAGAGACCGTATTGGGTGCCAATAATACGCTAACGGCTTTGGATGCCAATTATACCGCTGCCGATACGATTATTCAGGCACTTAGTCTTAATAACGGTTCGGATTTAAGTCATTCCGCTATTTATGATGCCGGTAGTGTCGATCTCGACACTTGTACACGCTTTAACTGGAATTTGTTGGGTGGAACAGGTGGCTATCACAGGATGGATAATGTTGCCAATCCGATTTCATCAACCGTGATACAACTCAATGATGATAACAATGCGACGGACGGACATCGCAAATATCTGCTTCGGACGGGGTACGCATTTCGGGTAAATAACGGCAACTTTACGATGTACAGTAACTTCCGTCCGTGGTTGGGCGAACGTTATACTGCGGCACAAAATCAAAATATATTGGGTCAAAATGTCGCCCATTTTTATGCCGATTACAACGCAACCGATTTTCAAAACGATTCCAATGTTTCAGACAGAGGTTTGGTATGGAGGCTAAAGGTTTGTATACGCGGTTTGGACAGTTCATTAAACGATACGGATGCGCGTGAATCACAGATTTGTCGTGAAAGGAGAGTGCATGTACGCTACTAA
- a CDS encoding response regulator, with protein sequence MDEKKLKVLAVDDDLINLKLLKTMLMKTPNVSAVVEAKNGADAIGILKTQNDIDIILLDIIMPVMGGIEMLKVIRADESLRQLPVIVLTTDETKKGEALECGANGFLMKPVREKDVLTKIAQLAF encoded by the coding sequence ATGGATGAGAAGAAACTAAAAGTTCTTGCCGTTGATGATGATCTTATTAACCTCAAGCTGCTAAAAACGATGTTGATGAAAACCCCGAATGTTTCTGCTGTCGTAGAAGCAAAAAACGGTGCCGATGCGATCGGTATCCTAAAAACGCAGAATGACATCGATATTATCCTTCTCGATATTATCATGCCGGTGATGGGTGGAATTGAAATGCTTAAAGTGATACGCGCCGACGAATCGCTCCGACAGCTCCCCGTCATCGTCCTCACCACCGATGAAACCAAAAAAGGGGAAGCCTTGGAGTGCGGTGCAAACGGATTTTTGATGAAACCGGTCCGCGAAAAAGATGTCCTCACCAAAATTGCCCAACTCGCATTTTAA
- a CDS encoding ATP-binding protein: MQLGLRNRLRLISLLPILILFTLASYYVYNAYISYKGAEELQIRLEGNKQLNDLINNLSRERGMTVMYMGNASPATLKSLHAQRAIVDQKIGIYQEHLARLEHTNGPEAAKAAALSKLIVDLERGITQSRPLVDGGTANFDKIFTDLYSKSEEQLINELTDLATIHFDEEVNSLSSSYLSLVRANEYSSIERDYITYVLSRATPLAEEELNKWVSLIAKADTFNLEGMNNKPIQSKLQASLYSEDNTDLFLDITTERTAILQASTTGKYETQSGIWFAMISEKIDAINDAEKILIDAMDERASIVKSQAVQVLAIAISIWILGVIIAILGYFFSAEITTNIKNLESVLKRVAEDTHDNEAEALRHTINLDTAAGTAQAYALLERIIEQTLNDKQYAMEASEAKSMFLANMSHEIRTPLNGIVGFTELLKDTELHDEQREFIDIIEKSSENLLEIINNILDLSKIESNKLEIEEIVFNPIDEFESAVEVYGVRASEKHIDLACYVDPSLERPLKGDPTKIKEVIINLLSNAVKFTNSGGAISVDIRRIECEILNRTRIRFQVKDNGIGVTSEQRSRIFEAFSQADTSITRKYGGTGLGLTISSRFVELMGSKLDLESEPGNGTSFFFTLEFEEIETLNESLKGSFSNINAVILENHSKKKLQNTYLKEYLDYFGVSYTTFHEQSELKMLERQVNYDLLFVDNDYTNDEEMAAYASSQEQLVLITKSFYMKKIDSMGIDIFKVLYEPLNSSKIRTTLDAYDAEAFSNRKIKVSRRKKFDEKNSRFAATALVAEDNIINQKLIRRTLEDLGLEITIANNGLEAFEKRKNGSFDIIFMDIQMPVLDGIEATQEILDFEEDYGQNHIPIIALTANALKGDRERFMSAGMDEYTTKPLVRSEIISLLNNFLSHKIVEINPVPKSIHEIAAPSEESLPLSSEPDIQPEVHEEPVHDSEFPILSEEVESSEPAEEEGLVEYDADILIAKQNALESKLFCHILNDLGYTYKSVASADQLKDELHNRHYKLVMFDKTLSGLHLKDLYDIIHTKKSDTSIVMLIDPNVSEEADDAMYVHEIIKNIINKDLLRLVFEKFI; encoded by the coding sequence ATGCAACTAGGACTAAGAAATCGACTTCGCCTCATCAGTCTCTTACCGATCCTGATACTTTTTACCCTTGCGAGTTACTACGTTTATAATGCGTATATCAGCTACAAAGGGGCAGAAGAACTACAAATACGGTTAGAGGGGAATAAACAACTTAATGACTTGATTAACAACCTTTCCCGAGAACGCGGAATGACCGTTATGTATATGGGCAACGCTTCACCCGCAACTCTCAAATCCCTTCATGCCCAACGGGCCATTGTTGACCAAAAAATCGGGATTTATCAAGAGCATCTTGCACGTCTTGAACATACGAACGGGCCTGAAGCGGCAAAAGCTGCCGCTTTATCAAAACTCATAGTTGATCTGGAACGCGGTATCACTCAATCAAGGCCTTTAGTCGATGGCGGTACCGCTAATTTCGATAAAATTTTTACCGATTTGTACAGCAAATCCGAAGAGCAGCTTATCAATGAGCTAACCGACCTTGCGACCATCCACTTTGATGAAGAGGTCAACTCCCTCTCATCCAGCTATCTCTCATTGGTACGTGCAAACGAATACAGCAGTATCGAGCGTGACTACATCACCTATGTCCTCTCACGTGCGACTCCGCTGGCCGAAGAAGAACTGAACAAATGGGTTTCACTGATTGCCAAAGCCGATACCTTCAATCTTGAGGGAATGAATAACAAACCGATCCAATCAAAACTTCAAGCATCTCTCTACAGTGAAGACAACACCGACCTTTTTCTTGACATAACGACCGAACGTACCGCGATTCTGCAAGCCAGTACAACCGGAAAATACGAAACGCAATCGGGTATTTGGTTTGCAATGATTTCTGAAAAAATCGATGCGATTAATGATGCCGAAAAAATTCTGATCGATGCGATGGATGAGCGCGCTTCCATTGTCAAAAGCCAAGCGGTTCAAGTCCTTGCCATCGCCATCTCTATTTGGATACTCGGAGTTATCATCGCCATTTTGGGTTACTTCTTTTCGGCTGAGATCACAACCAATATTAAAAACCTCGAATCGGTTTTAAAACGGGTTGCCGAAGACACCCATGACAATGAAGCCGAAGCCTTAAGACACACCATCAATCTTGACACGGCGGCAGGAACGGCGCAGGCATATGCGCTACTGGAACGGATTATCGAACAGACGTTGAACGATAAACAATACGCGATGGAAGCGTCTGAAGCCAAATCAATGTTTTTGGCCAATATGTCCCATGAAATCCGTACTCCGCTGAACGGAATCGTCGGATTTACCGAACTTCTTAAAGATACCGAACTGCATGATGAGCAGCGCGAATTCATCGATATCATTGAAAAAAGTTCCGAGAATCTTCTCGAAATCATCAATAATATCCTTGACCTCTCAAAAATCGAAAGCAATAAGCTCGAAATCGAAGAGATTGTCTTTAATCCGATTGACGAATTTGAAAGTGCCGTTGAAGTGTACGGTGTACGTGCTTCCGAAAAACATATCGATCTTGCCTGTTACGTCGATCCGAGTTTGGAACGGCCGCTCAAAGGGGATCCGACCAAAATCAAAGAGGTTATCATCAACCTCCTTAGCAATGCGGTCAAATTTACCAACAGCGGCGGAGCTATCAGTGTCGATATCCGACGTATAGAGTGCGAGATTCTTAACCGGACACGTATCCGTTTCCAAGTCAAAGACAACGGTATAGGTGTGACCAGTGAGCAGCGTTCGCGCATTTTCGAAGCTTTCTCCCAAGCCGATACCTCTATTACCCGCAAATACGGCGGTACGGGGCTGGGTCTGACAATTTCAAGCCGTTTTGTCGAATTGATGGGAAGTAAACTCGATCTTGAAAGCGAGCCAGGCAACGGCACCAGCTTCTTTTTTACCCTAGAGTTTGAAGAGATTGAAACACTCAACGAATCGCTTAAAGGATCTTTTTCCAATATTAATGCAGTCATTTTGGAAAATCATTCGAAGAAAAAACTCCAAAATACCTATCTTAAAGAGTACCTTGACTACTTTGGAGTCAGCTACACAACGTTTCATGAGCAGAGTGAACTCAAAATGCTCGAACGTCAAGTTAATTATGATCTGCTGTTTGTAGATAATGACTATACCAACGATGAGGAGATGGCTGCTTACGCATCGTCCCAAGAGCAGCTGGTACTCATTACCAAATCGTTTTATATGAAAAAAATCGATTCGATGGGGATCGATATTTTCAAAGTGCTGTACGAACCGTTGAACAGCTCCAAAATTCGGACTACCCTCGATGCCTATGATGCGGAAGCATTCAGTAACCGCAAAATCAAAGTTTCACGCCGCAAAAAATTCGATGAGAAAAATTCCCGCTTTGCGGCAACCGCACTTGTGGCTGAAGATAATATCATCAACCAAAAACTGATCCGTCGAACACTCGAAGATCTCGGACTGGAAATTACAATTGCCAACAACGGTCTTGAAGCGTTTGAAAAACGTAAAAACGGCAGTTTTGACATCATATTTATGGATATTCAGATGCCGGTTCTTGACGGTATCGAAGCGACTCAGGAGATTTTAGATTTCGAAGAGGATTACGGACAAAACCATATTCCGATCATCGCTCTGACCGCCAATGCTCTCAAAGGGGATCGTGAACGGTTTATGAGTGCAGGGATGGACGAATACACAACCAAACCTCTGGTACGTTCGGAAATCATCTCGTTGCTCAACAACTTCCTCTCTCATAAAATTGTTGAAATCAATCCCGTTCCAAAATCAATCCATGAGATTGCAGCTCCGTCTGAAGAATCGCTGCCTCTGTCGAGCGAACCTGACATTCAGCCCGAGGTACACGAAGAACCCGTTCATGATTCCGAATTTCCGATTTTATCAGAAGAAGTAGAATCATCGGAACCTGCGGAGGAAGAAGGTCTCGTAGAATACGATGCCGATATTCTGATTGCTAAACAAAATGCCCTTGAATCAAAACTCTTTTGCCATATCCTTAACGATCTGGGGTATACCTATAAAAGTGTAGCCTCTGCAGATCAGCTCAAAGACGAGCTTCACAATCGTCACTATAAACTCGTTATGTTTGATAAAACGCTAAGCGGCTTACATCTCAAGGATCTGTATGATATAATCCATACTAAGAAAAGTGATACTTCTATCGTTATGCTGATTGATCCAAATGTTTCAGAAGAAGCTGATGACGCAATGTATGTTCACGAAATTATCAAAAACATTATCAACAAAGATCTTTTGCGTCTTGTTTTTGAAAAATTTATCTAA